From Candidatus Polarisedimenticolia bacterium, one genomic window encodes:
- the rpsI gene encoding 30S ribosomal protein S9, with protein sequence MTSIQYYGTGRRKHATARVFLRPGAGAIQVNDRPIDEYFKRESLKLIIRQPLMLT encoded by the coding sequence GTATTACGGCACCGGCCGGCGGAAGCACGCGACCGCCAGGGTTTTCCTGAGACCGGGAGCCGGCGCCATCCAGGTTAACGATCGACCCATCGACGAATACTTCAAGCGCGAAAGCCTCAAGCTGATCATCCGCCAGCCGCTCATGCTCACC